The following proteins are encoded in a genomic region of Danio rerio strain Tuebingen ecotype United States chromosome 16, GRCz12tu, whole genome shotgun sequence:
- the LOC141378331 gene encoding uncharacterized protein has product MVNQILKLTSQMMNQILKPTLQMVNQILKLTSQMMNQILKLTSQIMNQILKPTLQTVNQILKPTLQTVNQTLKPTLQMVNKVLKLTSQMMNQILKLTSQMMNKILKPTLQTVNQILKPILQTVNQILKPTLQTVNQTLKLTLQMVNQILKLTSQMMNQILKPTLQTVNQILKPTLQTVNQTLKPTLQTVNQTLKLTLQTVNQILKMTLQMVNQILNITLQMMNQILKLTLQMMNQILKPTLQTVNQILKPTLQTVNQTLKPTLQMVNQILKMTSQMVNQILKMTSQMVNQILKMTSQMIYHLWSRLKI; this is encoded by the exons atggtgaatcaaatcctcaaactgacatcacaaatgatgaatcaaatcctcaaaccgactttgcaaatggtgaatcaaatcctcaaactgacatcacaaatgatgaatcaaatcctcaaactgacatcgcaaattatgaatcaaatcctcaaaccgactctgcaaacggtgaatcaaatcctcaaaccgactctgcAAACGGTGAATCAAACCCTCAAaccgactctgcaaatggtgaataaagtcctcaaactgacatcgcaaatgatgaatcaaatcctcaaactgacatcgcaaatgatgaataaaatcctcaaaccgactctgcaaacggtgaatcaaatcctcaaaccgattCTGCAAacggtgaatcaaatcctcaaaccaaCTCTGCAAACGGTGAATCAAACCCTCAAActgactctgcaaatggtgaatcaaatcctcaaactgacatcgcaaatgatgaatcaaatcctcaaaccgactctgcaaacggtgaatcaaatcctcaaaccgactctgcAAACGGTGAATCAAACCCTCAAACCGACTCTGCAAACGGTGAATCAAACCCTCAAACTGACTCTGCAAacggtgaatcaaatcctcaaaatGACATTGCAAAtggtaaatcaaatcctcaatataacattgcaaatgatgaatcaaatcctcaaactgacattgcaaatgatgaatcaaattctcaaaccgactctgcaaacggtgaatcaaatcctcaaaccgactctgcAAACGGTGAATCAAACCCTCAAaccgactctgcaaatggtgaatcaaatcctcaaaatgacatcgcaaatggtaaatcaaatcctcaaaatgacatcgcaaatggtaaatcaaatcctcaaaatgacatcgcaaatg ATTTATCATTTGTGGAGTCGTTTaaagatttga